AAACGCTGGTGCACGACGCGGGGGTTTCATTTGGCGGACAAGAGCCTGCCCGCTCATGATGCCAGCGCGTTGACGGCGGAGTTGCGCACAGTATCGCCGCTCGATGACGAGATGATCCCGCCGCATGTGGTTGAAAAGCTGGCCATGTTTTATCCAGAGGCCGCGCAAACGCATGTGGTTCTGGACCCCAAGGCCTATGGGCTGGGCAAGGTTGGGCATCTTGCCATGTTCGCCAAGCGTAACGCGGCACTGTGGCCTGCGATGGTCGGGATTGACAGCGCGGTTTGAAACCGCCGCTTGGCGCGGTATGCTGGGGATACGAAACGTGCGGGGGTTTGCGGTGAAGCGGTTTTTTCGATGAGTGTTGCCATGTTGATCAGTGGGTTGATCAGTGGCGCAGCGATGGCGCAGGACCTTATTGCGCCGACGTATATTTTGGACAGTTACGGTGTCTACTGCGGGATCGAGGGGCCAAAGCAGAAGCTGGCGGCGCCGGGCACGGTGTTGGGCTATATTCAGGTGACCGAAGCGGACACCACAGCCACGGTGCAGACAACGCGGGTGCCTGCCGCTCTTGGGCTGTCGTTCGGCGTGTCGATCCGGCTGGCGGAGGAGCAGAGCAACACGGCGGTCGAGTTTCGCGTCACCCACCCCACGGGTCGGCCCGGTGAGCGGATCACCGAACGCTGGACCACACAGCTTAGCGGTGCGGGGCCGTCGTTGAACCGGTTCGCTTTTGACTATCCCGAAGAGTTGATCCTTGGGCTTTGGGTGTTGGAAGTGGTGCAGGCGGGGGAGGTCGTTTTGCGCAAAAGCTTTGACGTGGTTGCGCCGGAGGCGGCGGCAGATGTCCTGTCGCAATGTTCGGGCTATACGCCGGTTTCGTAACGACAGGAGCAGCGGGAGCGCCCCCTACCCCATCAGCCCGCGACGGATCAGGTTGAGCCCGGCGATGATCAGCACCACCATCGTGGCGCGACGGAACAGGGTTTGATCAATCCGGTCCTGTATCGCAAAGCCGAGTGCCATGCCCGCAAGCGCTGGAAGGCAGAGCGCGACGGAGAAGGGGAATGTCTCCCAACGCATGACGCCAGAGCCGATATGGGCCAGCAAAAGCACCACCGAGCCGAGCCCGTAGAGCACGCCTTGGATGCGTACGGAATCGCGCTTGGGCGTGCCGAGGGCGGTGAGATAGAGCACCGTGGGTGGGCCCCATGTGCCGGAAAACCCGCCCATCGCCCCGGCGACGAGGGCTGTGCCCGCCTCGCTCCGGCGCGAGGATTTCAGCACGGTTGGACGCCAGCCAAAGAGTTGCAGCGTCGTAAAGAACACCACCGGTGCGCCGATCAGGATAAGCATCACCGGCACCGGGATCACCCGCACCATTTGCGCCGAAAGCGCGAGGGCGATGCCGCCCACGATCATGAACAGGCGGAAATCGAGGATCGAGCGCAATGCCTCGGCCGGGCCTTGGCGCAGGGCCTGCCAGCTGTTGGCGAGCACGGTTGGTATGATCAGCCCGGCCAGCGCCAGTTCCGGGGCGATCACGCTTCCCAACAGGGAGATCATGATCATCGGCATGGCAAAGCCGACCACCCCTTTGACCAGACCGGCGAACAGGGTGATCGCAAAGCAAAACACCAAGGCGTCGAGCGAGAGACCGGGCGAGAGCAGGGTAAGAAGTGCGTCCATGGGCAGATGTGTAGTCGGTGTTGCGGGCCGACGCAGCCGCAAAATTCCAGCCCGTTTTTGAACGCCGCGCAAGAAATGAAAAATATCACGCCGCTTTGCAGCATTAATGTTGCGCTGCACCTGCAAAATGACTAAACCCTCCGGGTGACACGCAAGAGAGACTGATTCATGCCCAAAGATATGAGCGGACCCGCCATGACAGACATCCTTCTTCCCGATCTTCTGAGCCTGACGGCGGCGGCGGTTGCGCCGAGTGAAGCCGTTTTGGAAAAAGCGTTGGCCAAGCTGCGCGAAACGGTAAGCGAGGACGGGCGGGTTTCGGCCAAGCTTTTGGAGGCGAACCAAGGTGCGGCGCATGGTGTGGCATGGCTTGCCACCTATGTTGAGGCGCTGCGCCAGATGCAGAAATGGGCCGAAAAGGTCAAAGAAGACGGCAAGTTCGGCGAGGTTGAACAGCTTATCCACCAGATCGCATTCGGTGAATACCTGCACCAGATCGCGGGCGGCATCCCGATGAACCAAGGCGAGGTTGTGCGCCTTCAGGAGATGGGCCTTGGCTGGGACGCTCTAAGCGGCTTTCAATGCGCCGAAGTGCAGACATTGATGGCACGCGGCAACACGCAGCACGCGCGCACAGCGCTTGTCGCGTTGATGCAGGAGCGCAGCGCGGAGATCACCGTGGGCGCGACCGGGCTGGACGAAGAGCTGGAGATGATCCGCGAGCAGTTCCGCCGCTATGCCGTTGAAAAGGTGGAGCCTTTTGCCCATGACTGGCATCTCAACGACGAATTGATCCCGATGGAGGTGATCGAGGAACTGGCCGAGATGGGTGTCTTTGGCCTGACGATCCCCGAGGAATACGGCGGGCTTGGCCTGTCCAAGGCGTCGATGGTGGTGGTGAGCGAAGAGTTGAGCCGTGGCTATATCGGCGTTGGCTCGCTTGGCACCCGCTCGGAGATTGCGGCCGAGTTGATCGAGGGCGGCGGCACCGACGCGCAGAAGGAACATTGGCTGCCCAAGATTGCCAGTGCCGAGATCCTGCCGACCGCCGTGTTTACCGAACCCAACACCGGCTCGGACCTAGGCGCGTTGCGCACGCGGGCTGTGAAAGACGGCGATGATTACCGCGTCACCGGCAATAAGACATGGATCACCCATGCGGCACGCACCCATGTGATGACCTTGCTGGCGCGGACCGACCCGGAGACCACCGACCATCGCGGGTTGAGCATGTTTCTGGCCGAAAAGACGCCGGGCGACGATGCGGCCCCCTTCCCCACCGAGGGCATGTCGGGCGGCGAGATCGAGGTTCTCGGCTATCGCGGGATGAAGGAATACGAGCTTGGTTTCGACAATTTCCACGTCAAGGGCGAGAACCTTTTGGGGGGCGTCGAGGGTCAGGGCTTTAAGCAGCTGATGAAGACCTTTGAGGCGGCGCGTATCCAGACCGCCGCGCGGGCGATTGGCGTGGCGCAATCGGCGTTGGATCAGGGGATGCAATACGCCCAAGATCGCAAGCAGTTCGGCAAGTCGTTGATTGATTTTCCACGGGTGTCGAGCAAGCTGGCTATGATGGCGGTTGAGATCATGGTGGCGCGGCAGCTGACCTATTTCAGCGCGTGGGAGAAAGACCACGGGCAGCGCTGTGACCTTGAGGCCGGGATGGCGAAGCTTTTGGGCGCGCGCGTGGCCTGGGCGGCGGCGGACAATGCGTTGCAGATCCATGGCGGCAACGGTTTCGCGCTGGAGTACAAAATCTCGCGGATCTTGTGTGATGCGCGGATTTTGAACATTTTCGAAGGTGCTGCGGAAATTCAGGCGCAGGTGATTACGCGGCGTTTGCTGGGGTAAGCCTTGGCGGGCGGGGCTTGGCCTGCGCGGTTTGAGGCGTGGGGGGCAGCCTCCACACCGCTGTTATTAATGGGGCAAGCCTCCAAACCGCAGTGATAAATGGGGGCAGCCCCCCAAACCACTGTAGCAGGTGGGGGGCCAGCCCCCACACCCCCCGGGATATTTACAGTCAGATGAAGCATGGGCGTGGTGGGCTTCGGGCCCGCTGCGGTTTTGGGCTGTTGTTAGGGGGCACGCGAAATATGCTGCGGCGGGGCTTGACCTTCCAGTGAGGGGAAGCCCTATCTGAGAAGCGGACAATTCAAAGGACTGCTGTGATGACCGCCCTCAGGGATATGAAGCTTTCGATCGCGAATTTGAGCTGTGCCTCTTGTGTGGGGCGCGCGACCAAGGCGTTGGAGCGCGTTGAGGGGGTTGAGCGGGTTGCTGTCAATCTGGCCACGCAGAGTGCGATGGTTCAATTTGCGGAACCGGCCGGGGCGGGCGAGATTGTCACGGCGTTGCGCGAGGCGGGGTATCCGGCGCGGGAGGCGCGCGTTGTTTTTGAGATCGAGGGGATGAACTGTGCCTCATGCGTGGGGCGGGTTGAGACGGCGTTGGGCGCGGTCGAGGGGGTTCGCGATGTGGCTGTGAACCTTGCCAGCGAAACCGCGACGGTTGGGTTTCTTGAGGGCGCGGCAACGGTTGAGGACTTGCGGGCAGCGGCGGGAGCCGCGGGCTATCCCGCGACGTTGCGCGAAGGGCGCGGGGATGGCGGCATAGCGGAGCGCAAGGAGGCGGAGGCTACGGGGCTGAAGCGGGATTTGTGGATCGCGGCGGTGCTGACCCTGCCTGTGTTTCTTGTTGAGATGGGCGGGCATCTGTTTGCGCCGCTGCATCATTGGATCGCGGCCACGGTCGGGCAGCAGGTGAGCTGGGTGGCGCAATTCGTGCTGGTCACGCTGGTTTTGGTTGGGCCGGGGCGGAGGTTTTATGCCCATGGGGTGCCCGCGTTGTTGCGCGGGGCGCCGGATATGAACAGCCTTGTCGCGATGGGCACGGCGGCGGCGTATCTCTTTTCCGTGGTGGCGACCTTTCTGCCGGGTGTTTTGCCGGCAGGGAGCCGGGCCGTTTATTACGAAGCGGCGGCGGTGATTGTTGTTTTGATCCTTTTGGGGCGGTTTCTTGAGGCGCGCGCGAAAGGCCGCACGGGGGCGGCGATTGCGCGGTTGGTGGATTTGTCACCCAAGACGGCGATTGTGCGCCGGGGCGGGCAGGATGGCGGGGAAAATGGCGGGCAGGATCAGGAGATTGCCGCGAGCGAGGTCGAGGCGGGCGACATTGTTGTGCTGCGCCCCGGGGCGCGGGTGCCTGTGGATGGCATAATTGCCAGCGGACAAAGCCATGTTGATGAGAGCATGATCAGCGGCGAGCCTGTGCCGGTGGCGAAGGCCGAGGGTGACAGCGTGACCGGCGGCACGATCAACGGCAACGGGGCGCTGGTTTTCCGTGCCACAGCCGTGGGGCGCGACACCACCTTGGCGCGGATCGTGCGCATAGTGGAGGAGGCGCAGGCGGCCAAGCTGCCGATTCAGGGGTTGGTTGACCGGATCACGCTTTGGTTTGTGCCCGGGGTCATGGCGCTGGCGGCGGTGACGGTTTTGGTGTGGCTGGTCTTTGGCCCCGCGCCCGCGCTCAGCCATGCGCTGGTGGCGGGGGTGGCGGTGTTGATCATCGCCTGCCCCTGCGCGATGGGGCTGGCGACGCCGACCTCGATCATGGTGGGGACCGGGCGCGCGGCAGAAATGGGTGTGTTGTTTCGCAAGGGCGACGCGTTGCAGGCGCTGCAAGGGGTTGGGATCGTGGGGTTTGACAAGACCGGAACGCTGACCGAGGGGCGCCCGACACTAACCGATTTCGAGCTGGTGGCGGGGTTTGAGCGGGGCGAGGTTTTGCGCCTG
This genomic window from Rhodobacteraceae bacterium D3-12 contains:
- a CDS encoding DUF3859 domain-containing protein, producing the protein MSVAMLISGLISGAAMAQDLIAPTYILDSYGVYCGIEGPKQKLAAPGTVLGYIQVTEADTTATVQTTRVPAALGLSFGVSIRLAEEQSNTAVEFRVTHPTGRPGERITERWTTQLSGAGPSLNRFAFDYPEELILGLWVLEVVQAGEVVLRKSFDVVAPEAAADVLSQCSGYTPVS
- a CDS encoding sulfite exporter TauE/SafE family protein, with protein sequence MDALLTLLSPGLSLDALVFCFAITLFAGLVKGVVGFAMPMIMISLLGSVIAPELALAGLIIPTVLANSWQALRQGPAEALRSILDFRLFMIVGGIALALSAQMVRVIPVPVMLILIGAPVVFFTTLQLFGWRPTVLKSSRRSEAGTALVAGAMGGFSGTWGPPTVLYLTALGTPKRDSVRIQGVLYGLGSVVLLLAHIGSGVMRWETFPFSVALCLPALAGMALGFAIQDRIDQTLFRRATMVVLIIAGLNLIRRGLMG
- a CDS encoding acyl-CoA/acyl-ACP dehydrogenase — encoded protein: MPKDMSGPAMTDILLPDLLSLTAAAVAPSEAVLEKALAKLRETVSEDGRVSAKLLEANQGAAHGVAWLATYVEALRQMQKWAEKVKEDGKFGEVEQLIHQIAFGEYLHQIAGGIPMNQGEVVRLQEMGLGWDALSGFQCAEVQTLMARGNTQHARTALVALMQERSAEITVGATGLDEELEMIREQFRRYAVEKVEPFAHDWHLNDELIPMEVIEELAEMGVFGLTIPEEYGGLGLSKASMVVVSEELSRGYIGVGSLGTRSEIAAELIEGGGTDAQKEHWLPKIASAEILPTAVFTEPNTGSDLGALRTRAVKDGDDYRVTGNKTWITHAARTHVMTLLARTDPETTDHRGLSMFLAEKTPGDDAAPFPTEGMSGGEIEVLGYRGMKEYELGFDNFHVKGENLLGGVEGQGFKQLMKTFEAARIQTAARAIGVAQSALDQGMQYAQDRKQFGKSLIDFPRVSSKLAMMAVEIMVARQLTYFSAWEKDHGQRCDLEAGMAKLLGARVAWAAADNALQIHGGNGFALEYKISRILCDARILNIFEGAAEIQAQVITRRLLG
- a CDS encoding heavy metal translocating P-type ATPase, with protein sequence MTALRDMKLSIANLSCASCVGRATKALERVEGVERVAVNLATQSAMVQFAEPAGAGEIVTALREAGYPAREARVVFEIEGMNCASCVGRVETALGAVEGVRDVAVNLASETATVGFLEGAATVEDLRAAAGAAGYPATLREGRGDGGIAERKEAEATGLKRDLWIAAVLTLPVFLVEMGGHLFAPLHHWIAATVGQQVSWVAQFVLVTLVLVGPGRRFYAHGVPALLRGAPDMNSLVAMGTAAAYLFSVVATFLPGVLPAGSRAVYYEAAAVIVVLILLGRFLEARAKGRTGAAIARLVDLSPKTAIVRRGGQDGGENGGQDQEIAASEVEAGDIVVLRPGARVPVDGIIASGQSHVDESMISGEPVPVAKAEGDSVTGGTINGNGALVFRATAVGRDTTLARIVRIVEEAQAAKLPIQGLVDRITLWFVPGVMALAAVTVLVWLVFGPAPALSHALVAGVAVLIIACPCAMGLATPTSIMVGTGRAAEMGVLFRKGDALQALQGVGIVGFDKTGTLTEGRPTLTDFELVAGFERGEVLRLIGAVEGQSEHPIARAIEAAAQDECGALPAVTGFQAETGFGVRGDVAGTAVMIGAARLMAREGIKTGAMTERAKAMADAGKTPLFAAINGQLAALVAVADPLKPTTKAAIRALHDMGVTIAMITGDTRATAEAIAKDAGIDIVEADCLPEDKVNALDRLRGRDGTLAFVGDGINDAPALAHADVGLAIGTGTDVAVEAADVVLMRGDLAGVVNAIGASRATMRNIRQNLFWAFAYNAALIPVAAGVLYPAFGVQLSPMLGAGAMALSSVFVVSNALRLRRLAPLMKEATP